A window of Panicum virgatum strain AP13 chromosome 8K, P.virgatum_v5, whole genome shotgun sequence contains these coding sequences:
- the LOC120646129 gene encoding 2-methylisoborneol synthase-like encodes MPTGQARAPQPPLPPTDPSSPAPAHRRHRTFSSSSSSSSSLSTASSAASSPSPSPRGHGATSVPFSWEHHPGIPKARTSPPSPAAPPLPLPPPLRAPPSRPRHKNHQQTRRRRAAGSSQPAPGADPFAAALAECTRERAAAAAGPDSDRLLMDSLFPSPAAAPASASCAPGSRRWSIASAGGVVGLLDLYGCKSAMGVAEGAFVVRRPVAVGRAGLGRAGPR; translated from the coding sequence ATGCCGACCGGCCAGGCGCGAGCGCCGCAGCCACCGCTGCCTCCGACGGatccctcctcccctgctccagcgcaccgccgccaccgcaccttctcgtcgtcgtcctcctcgtcgtcgtcgctctccacggcctcctccgcggcgtcctcgccgtcgccgtccccgcgcggccacggcgccaCCTCCGTGCCCTTCTCCTGGGAGCACCACCCGGGCATCCCCAAGGCGCGCACctccccgccgtcgccggccgcgccgccgctcccgctccccccgcccctccgcgcgccgccgtcccggccCCGCCACAAGAACCACCAgcagacccgccgccggcgcgccgccggcagcAGCCAGCCGGCGCCGGGCGCGGACCCCTTCGCCGCGGCGCTCGCCGAGTGCACCAGggagcgcgccgcggcggcggcggggcccgacAGCGATCGCCTCCTCATGGACAGCCTCTTcccgtccccggcggcggcgccggcgtcggcgtcgtgcGCGCCCGGTAGCCGGCGGTGGTCCATCGCGTCGGCCGGCGGGGTGGTCGGGCTGCTCGACCTGTACGGGTGCAAGAGCGCCATGGGCGTCGCGGAGGGAGCGTTCGTGGTGCGCCGGCCCGTGGCGGTGGGCCGGGCGGGcctgggccgggccgggccgcgaTGA
- the LOC120646128 gene encoding cyclic nucleotide-gated ion channel 18-like, whose amino-acid sequence MAGFIHRRILPPFRRPPLPFFHPGAGAPAAALPGGAAARRPWTPRRILDPGDDVVLRWYRLFLVTCLVGLFVDPLYFYLLHTDGLAACVSMDMGIGVLVTAVRTFADLFYLAHMILKFRIAFVAPSSRIFGRGELVRDPDQIAIRYLKNDFIIDLAAMLPIPQMIIWFVIPAVSTSSANHTNNTLSMIVLIQYIPRVYLIISLNSKIVKASGVVTRTAWAGAAYNLLLYTLASHVLGALWYLLSVERQYSCWMEVCTNENGTTADIPRCLMTFLDCKSREDPVRQTWHNHSAIQKQCMLPDAEYDYGLFADALNLDRNGVAFIDKYLYCLWWGFRNLSSYGQNLQNSTYKGETVFCILICIMGLVFFSHLIGNMQTYLQSMTVRLEEWRVKRRDIEEWMRHRQLPPELQERVRRFFQYKWLATRGVDEESILQSLPLDLRREIQRHLCLALVRRVPFFSQMDEQLLDAICERLVSSLSTKDAFIVREGDPVSEMLFIIRGELESSTTDGGRTNFFSSITLRPGDFCGEELLTWALMPSPSLNFPQSTRTVRSVTEVEAFALRADDLKYVANQFKRLHSKRLQHAFRYYSHQWRSWGACFVQGAWRRYKKRRLARELMKQEGIYYQDEDGAAGTGAIGGGGGVEADGAPLLGEFKGGADEAAAAGGGAHLSATLLASKFAKNTKRGAAMHHKRIEDVSAIKFPKLAKPDEPDFSLHTHDVL is encoded by the exons ATGGCCGGCTTCATCCACCGCCGCATCCTCCCGCCgttccgccggccgccgctgcccttcTTCCACccgggcgccggcgcgcccgccgcggcgctgccgggcggcgccgcggcgcggcgcccgtGGACGCCCCGCCGCATCCTCGACCCGGGCGACGACGTCGTGCTCCGGTGGTACCGCCTCTTCCTCGTCACCTGCCTCGTCGGCCTCTTCGTCGACCCGCTCTACTTCTACCTCCTCCACACCGACGGCCTGGCCGCGTGCGTCTCCATGGACATGGGCATCGGCGTCCTCGTCACCGCCGTCCGCACCTTCGCCGACCTATTCTACCTCGCCCACATGATCCTCAAGTTCCGCATCGCCTTCGTCGCGCCCAGCTCCCGCATCttcggccgcggcgagctcgtcaGGGACCCCGACCAGATCGCCATCCGCTACCTCAAGAACGACTTCATCATCGACCTCGCCGCCATGCTCCCCATCCCGCAG ATGATTATCTGGTTCGTGATACCAGCCGTGAGCACATCCTCGGCCAACCACACCAACAACACGCTCTCGATGATCGTGTTGATCCAGTACATCCCAAGAGTGTACCTCATCATATCCCTCAACTCCAAGATCGTCAAGGCCAGCGGCGTCGTCACAAGAACAGCTTGGGCAGGGGCTGCCTACAACCTGCTCCTCTACACACTTGCCAGCCAT GTTCTTGGCGCTCTGTGGTATCTTCTGTCGGTTGAGCGGCAGTACTCGTGCTGGATGGAGGTGTGCACGAACGAGAACGGCACCACAGCAGACATCCCCAGATGCCTGATGACCTTCCTGGACTGCAAGAGCAGGGAGGACCCCGTGAGGCAGACCTGGCACAACCACAGCGCGATTCAGAAGCAGTGCATGCTCCCGGACGCCGAGTACGACTACGGGCTGTTCGCCGACGCCCTCAACCTGGATCGCAACGGCGTCGCCTTCATCGACAAGTACCTCTACTGCCTCTGGTGGGGGTTCCGGAACCTGAG TTCGTATGGGCAGAACTTGCAGAACAGCACCTACAAGGGGGAGACCGTCTTCTGCATTCTCATCTGCATCATGGGCCTCGTCTTCTTCTCACATCTCATTGGAAACATGCAG ACCTACTTGCAGTCGATGACGGTGCGGCTGGAGGAGTGGCGCGTGAAGCGGCGCGACATCGAGGAGTGGATGCGGCACCGGCAGCTGCCGCCGGAGCTCCAGGAGCGCGTGCGCCGCTTCTTCCAGTACAAGTGGCTGGCCACGCGCGGCGTGGACGAGGAGTCGATCCTGCAGTCGCTGCCGCTGGACCTCCGGCGCGAGATCCAGCGGCACCTGTGCCTGGCCCTGGTGCGCCGCGTGCCCTTCTTCTCCCAGATGGACGAGCAGCTGCTGGACGCCATCTGCGAGCGCCTGGTCTCGTCGCTGAGCACCAAGGACGCCTTCATCGTGCGGGAGGGCGACCCGGTGAGCGAGATGCTCTTCATcatccgcggcgagctcgagaGCTCCACCACCGACGGCGGCCGCACCAACTTCTTCAGCTCCATCACGCTCCGCCCGGGGGACTTCTGCGGCGAGGAGCTCCTGACGTGGGCGCTCATGCCCAGCCCCAGCCTCAACTTCCCGCAGTCCACGCGCACGGTGCGGTCGGTGACGGAGGTGGAGGCCTTCGCCCTCCGCGCCGACGACCTCAAGTACGTCGCCAACCAGTTCAAGCGGCTGCACAGCAAGCGGCTGCAGCACGCGTTCCGGTACTACTCGCACCAGTGGCGGAGCTGGGGGGCCTGCTTCGTGCAGGGCGCGTGGAGGAGGTACAAGAAGAGGAGGCTGGCGAGGGAGCTCATGAAGCAGGAGGGGATCTACTACCAGGAC gaggacggggcggcggggacgggggcgatcggcggcggcggcggcgtggaagcCGATGGCGCGCCGCTGCTGGGCGAGTTCAAGGGCGGCGCGGACGAGGCggcagcagccggcggcggcgcgcacctCTCGGCGACGCTGCTGGCGTCCAAGTTCGCCAAGAACACCAAGCGCGGCGCCGCGATGCACCACAAGCGGATCGAGGACGTGTCCGCCATCAAGTTCCCCAAGCTCGCCAAGCCCGACGAGCCGGACTTCTCCTTGCACACCCACGACGTGCTGTGA
- the LOC120643813 gene encoding uncharacterized protein LOC120643813, translated as MGAAGRARSSLLALCLLPALLPLLLLCLPLLCVAVAAARFRRRRRRLLLAAAKRGACCHGSQRRPPGGTEVDGAHRAALLHKYLQDQVELVGAGAAARPAATVAWG; from the coding sequence ATGGGggcggccggccgcgcgcggtCGTCGCTGCTGGCGCTGTGCCTGCTGCCggccctgctgccgctgctgctcctctgcctGCCGCTGCtctgcgtcgccgtcgccgccgcccgcttccgccgccgccggaggaggctgctgctggcggcggcgaagaGGGGAGCCTGCTGCCACGGCAgccagcggcggccgccgggaggGACGGAGGTGGACGGCGCGCACCGCGCGGCCCTGCTGCACAAGTACCTCCAGGACCAGGTGGagctcgtcggcgccggcgccgcagcaAGGCCGGCTGCAACAGTAGCATGGGGGTAA